Part of the Brachypodium distachyon strain Bd21 unplaced genomic scaffold, Brachypodium_distachyon_v3.0 scaffold_135, whole genome shotgun sequence genome is shown below.
AAAAAAACCTAATgagaaaatgtatttttcacCGAAGAGATTTCAACGCCTCAATATGTCGTGCAGTGACACAAAGTGAGCTAAAATGAAAAGCAAAATAGGCGACGCACATATTCACGGGGTTCGACAATATGTCGATGTGATAGAGCTTGTGCATTTTTTATTCCAAAACTTTGAGCTTATTGACCAACGAGCACCCGGGCTAGCTTGGTGATGCAGTCGGAAAATAGAGCTGTGCTGTTATTGGTTAAACCTGCAAGAATGAGAACGTGAGGTGATGGGTGCCCACGGCAGCCACTCCGACGCTCAACTCAATAAGCCTGAAGAGAAAAGCGAGAGAAAGGAATTGCTCATAACTTGAACAGTATAAAAGAACATCGTACCTTTGCCTCTCTGGTCGTTCTCCTTTAATACTGTAAGAAGACAGAGATAAATATAGCATTTTCTGATAATCCAATGATGATGTGATCGTTTGCTTGATCAGGGATATCGCCGGCTAATAGGTCGGTGATCCCGCGACTATAGCCATAATGGGTATACGCGGGACTGTGCCTGATAATGATAACTTTGTGCCGAGACTCATCTTATCCAGGGGAGGGCCAGTTATGCTAATAAACAGGGTGTTGAGGTGTGCGGGCCTTCCTTTCCTAGAGTGGGGCCGCGCTACCTACTCATCAGATCTTGCCACGTGGACCTATTATGTGTTGACAACTCATGCCTTTCTTTGGGCGACCCTTGTGCAGCATCACGTGGACCTATTATGTGTTGAAATTCTCACAGCACCTCGACCCATCAAATGAATAAGTTTTTATTAAACGAGTTTCTTAGGTTCCCGATAATAAGTTTTAAATGAGCAGCCCTAATTTCATGAGTCTCTTATTTCGCAAACCTTTCTAAAAAAACCGCATTTTGTTTCCCGCGGCCCAGTTTCTTTTCTCATTTGAGCCGAAAATGTTGCGTTGCATCGCATCCATTACATTGGATTACGCTGAAGGAGTTCATGATATGCTGTAGTgttaaattttcttttgtcgATTTCATCACCGCACTGTGCAACGAAACTCAACAAATTCTTTAGGGAGTGGATTGTGTAAATCTAGCATCAAATTGAGTTCAGCACCAAAGAATACGCATATCTTTTCTTCTCATGGACAATGTGTGCCTTTGAGTGGAAATTTTAATACGATTACTCTATCGTGATGAAAATAACGTTCAAAACTGTACGAAAAATCTATAAAAAGCCTGAAAATTCGGACAGAATAATTTTTTCTAGGGTCGAAACTTGGCCAAACTGCCTTCGACTGTAATCTCATGTTTTCTGTTGTCAGTTTAATCACCGCACGACGAGGCGAAACCCGACGAGTGAGCGAGCAGATTGAAtagaaaatggaaaaacaaaaaagacaaagagCAACATGCGAGTATCTTGGCCGTCTACCCACGCAGTAACCTATATAAAAGGAAACTTTGAAGTGTCTCGTTTTATTTGGTAAAACTTACAACTTGAAATATGCTCATCTCCTCGATAATCCATGTATCGCGGCTAGGAGCTGCGAGGTTTGAGCGTTGACAATACTAGCAAATGGTTGGAGTCAATTTTCCCTTAAGTGTGGGTTTAACATTTGCACACAAGGATTTTACAGGGCCTTCCTTTCCTCCGTACGTCAAGTTAATGTCAGCGAGCTCGACCTTCTGGCATGGAaaactgctgctgcaattAAGTCGAACAGCTACTGCGGTCGCTGAAGAGCCCCTAATATTCTTGAAGGTGACGTTGGAGATCTTAACTTTTGACGGAAGCTGAAACAAACATCAGAAACGGCAAAGGGTTACAGAAATTTCATGTTGCGGGCAGATTTGTCCACGGACAATGCATTAAGAGACTCtttcattttcatttcttttcgCGTTACCTTTGGATTGCACTGATTCCATGGGCAGTACATTTGATCTATAATGATAGGGTTGCGGACATTTTTCATCATAATATCCTCGAAATGCATATCAGAGGCCATGCCACCATGTAATGCCGGCCATGTCTTAATTCTCACTCCATTGTCGGTGTCATAGAAGGTGCAGTTCCTTACGAAAATTCCAGAGACAAATTCATCAGTGGTCTTCCCTAAACTTCCCACGCTAATGCCATGTCCATGTCCACATCGTACGTTTGTGATCCTTATTTGTTCGCTGGCACCACCAATGGAGATGCAGTCATCGCCGGTGGCAATATTTGAATTAATAATGTTGATCCCGTTTGAATGCCCGATGTGAATTCCATCTGTATTGACGCTATCTCCTGGTGCAGTGATCGTGAAGCGATCGAAAGTAAGGTTTTTGCCACCTAGAAGATTGACATGGAAATTCTTACTATCGAGCGATGTTACGTCCTGAACTACGCTGTTGGTGATGAAGTCAAACCGCAAGCTCTGGCGTGTTTTTAAAGGGACAAGAAGCACATAAAGGAAACGTTATTAATCATCTTACAAAGCAGTATGATACATGCACAATATACGATTCAATTAAACTTACAACTGGAAGTCTCTTGCATTTTGGATTTCGACCGCAGTTATTTTGCTTCCAAGCCACTTGCCCTTGTCCGTCGAAGGTTCCACCACCGGATAATTTGAATTGATCAATGTATGCAAAAGTAATCCAGCTGTCCTTGGCATAACTGCTAGGGTTTATCGGTGCCAATAAGGTTCCTTGGACTTGAAGCTCCATGGCTCCCTTGCATGGACCATTTAAGTCAGTTAAACCTATGGAATATGTTCCTTTGGGTACTACAACTATGTTGGAACCCTTTGCTGAACAAGCCTCTTTCCACGCGCCCAATAATGcctgaaaaggaaaaaaaaaagggagatgAAAGTTCAGTTAAAATGAGGTATAAGAAAATCACGGCGAAATTAAAAATTAGGAATCGTCAGCACACCTTGCTAATATCTGACTTGCCATCGGCTTTACCACCATAATTTTTCACATCAAATACGGCAGATTGAACTCTACCAgcaaaaacaaacaataatAGCAAAGATGTCAGGGAAAAATACGTCTCCAGGGTCGTCATCTTCATgaagccttttcttttctaagt
Proteins encoded:
- the LOC106865648 gene encoding exopolygalacturonase; protein product: VQSAVFDVKNYGGKADGKSDISKALLGAWKEACSAKGSNIVVVPKGTYSIGLTDLNGPCKGAMELQVQGTLLAPINPSSYAKDSWITFAYIDQFKLSGGGTFDGQGQVAWKQNNCGRNPKCKRLPVSLRFDFITNSVVQDVTSLDSKNFHVNLLGGKNLTFDRFTITAPGDSVNTDGIHIGHSNGINIINSNIATGDDCISIGGASEQIRITNVRCGHGHGISVGSLGKTTDEFVSGIFVRNCTFYDTDNGVRIKTWPALHGGMASDMHFEDIMMKNVRNPIIIDQMYCPWNQCNPKLPSKVKISNVTFKNIRGSSATAVAVRLNCSSSFPCQKVELADINLTYGGKEGPVKSLCANVKPTLKGKLTPTIC